The following proteins come from a genomic window of Meles meles chromosome 1, mMelMel3.1 paternal haplotype, whole genome shotgun sequence:
- the C1H1orf56 gene encoding protein MENT yields MVPAAGALLWALLLSLGPRAAGAQGLTSTETQRVSFRFGVPTSRHYRTTLRTGGPRRMKVTMQDEDDVGATVERLAGPAAAELLASTVATGVSKSIVSSAEEDESLEEGVVINARKNNITAASLSRGYSTARVPSSKFKANTQEGEIRMSSDVPANTWQPTGGEVQHPDSTMSQWSIAGSTPNRWQQPSHTAMPPPEDLRLVLMPWGPWHCHCQSGTMSRTRSGKLQGLSGRLRVGALNQLRTEHRPCTYEKCPCNRLREECPLDSSLCSDTSCTTQTTISTTTTTPTPALSSRIRPTPFLFFGPGPSPSPALDFWRRVRIGLEDIWNSLSAVFTQMEPLEKNRR; encoded by the exons ATGGTCCCCGCCGCCGGCGCGCTGCTCTGGGCCCTGCTGCTGAGTCTGGGGCCCCGGGCGGCGGGGGCCCAAGGCCTGACTTCCACCGAGACCCAGCGGGTCAGTTTCCGCTTTGGGGTCCCTACGTCCCGCCACTACCGGACCACCCTCCGGACCGGTGGCCCCAGGAGGATGAAGGTAACAATGCAGGATGAGGATGACGTCGGGGCCACTGTCGAGCGCCTGGCAGGCCCGGCTGCTGCGGAGCTCTTGGCCTCCACGGTGGCCACAGGCGTCAGCAAGTCGATTGTGTCGTCGGCCGAGGAGGATGAGTCTTTGGAAGAGGGGGTTGTGATTAACGCCAGAAAGAATAACATCACCGCAGCGTCTCTCAGCAGGGGTTACAGTACAGCGAGGGTGCCCAGCTCGAAGTTTAAAGCAAATACCCAGGAGGGGGAGATCAGGATGTCTTCAGACGTGCCTGCCAACACCTGGCAGCCTACTGGGGGGGAAGTACAGCACCCCGACAGTACCATGAGCCAGTGGTCCATAGCCGGGTCCACCCCAAATCGATGGCAGCAGCCCTCGCACACGGCCATGCCCCCTCCGGAGGATCTGCGGCTGGTGCTGATGCCCTGGGGCCCGTGGCACTGCCACTGCCAGTCAGGCACCATGAGTCGGACCCGGTCtgggaagctgcagggcctttCCGGGCGCCTTCGAGTTGGGGCACTGAACCAGCTCCGTACAGAGCACCGGCCGTGTACCTATGAGAAATGTCCGTGCAACCGGCTTCGGGAGGAGTGCCCTCTGGACTCCAGTCTCTGCTCTGACACCAGCTGTACCACTCAGACCACCATCAGTACTACCACCACCACTCCCACACCCGCTCTCAGCTCTAGAATCAGACCTACACCCTTCCTCTTCTTtggccccggccccagccccagTCCAGCCCTTGATTTTTGGAGACGGGTCAGGATCGGGCTGGAGGATATTTGGAACAGTCTGTCTGCAGTGTTCACACAGATGGAACCA CTAGAGAAAAACCGCAGGTAA